Proteins from a genomic interval of Sandaracinaceae bacterium:
- a CDS encoding alanine/glycine:cation symporter family protein: MVRRSVAHWLLLGGLVLASLPARPLVGHAQEEEGPSVSAPEEAPPAEAETGALDAIDAAFGTYVVGPLAAVLFFDLVFWDDPETGLGLPFIVLWLILGATFFTLRMGFINLRGFGHAVMITTGKYDDPDAEGEVSHFQALASALSATVGLGNIAGVAIAVSIGGPGAIFWMVVAGFLGMSSKFTECTLGQMYRQVDDHGRVLGGPMRYLAVGVEKLGYPMLGKVLAVMFAVMCIGGSFGGGNMFQANQAYAQVARVVPFFADKSWLFGIVIAFLVGLVIIGGIKRIGQVAGAIVPVMCLVYVLAGLAILVVNADAVPAAFGKIFDGALSMEAGFGGLLGVLVVGFQRAAFSNEAGIGSASIAHSAAATKEPIREGLVALLEPFIDTIIICTMTGLVVVVTGEYLNTPEGADSNVRGVLMTSAAFGSVFNWFPHVLATAVLLFAFSTMISWSYYGERCWVFLFGAGSSVIYRVIFVCFVVLGSILKLGSVLDFSDLMILGMAFPNIFGLLLLNKQVRDRLDDYWRRWSSGEMTGSPKQTEESARD; encoded by the coding sequence ATGGTACGTCGCAGCGTCGCGCATTGGCTGTTGTTGGGGGGGCTCGTGCTCGCCTCGCTCCCCGCCCGCCCCCTCGTCGGCCACGCACAAGAGGAAGAGGGGCCGAGCGTCTCGGCGCCCGAGGAGGCCCCGCCCGCCGAGGCGGAGACGGGCGCGCTCGACGCCATCGACGCGGCCTTCGGGACCTACGTCGTCGGCCCGCTCGCGGCCGTCCTGTTCTTCGACCTCGTCTTCTGGGACGACCCCGAGACGGGCCTCGGCCTGCCGTTCATCGTCCTGTGGCTGATCCTCGGGGCGACCTTCTTCACCCTGCGCATGGGCTTCATCAACCTGCGCGGCTTCGGCCACGCGGTGATGATCACTACCGGCAAGTACGACGATCCGGACGCGGAGGGCGAGGTCTCGCACTTCCAGGCGCTCGCCTCGGCCCTCAGCGCCACCGTCGGCCTGGGCAACATCGCCGGCGTGGCCATCGCGGTGAGCATCGGCGGGCCCGGCGCGATCTTCTGGATGGTCGTGGCCGGCTTCCTCGGCATGAGCTCCAAGTTCACCGAGTGCACGCTCGGGCAGATGTACCGCCAGGTGGACGACCACGGGCGCGTGCTCGGCGGCCCGATGCGCTACCTCGCGGTCGGCGTGGAGAAGCTCGGCTACCCGATGCTCGGCAAGGTGCTCGCGGTGATGTTCGCCGTCATGTGCATCGGCGGCTCCTTCGGCGGCGGCAACATGTTCCAGGCGAACCAGGCCTATGCGCAGGTCGCGCGGGTCGTGCCCTTCTTCGCCGACAAGTCGTGGCTCTTCGGCATCGTCATCGCGTTCCTGGTCGGCCTCGTCATCATCGGCGGCATCAAGCGCATCGGCCAGGTCGCGGGCGCCATCGTGCCCGTGATGTGTCTGGTCTACGTGCTCGCCGGCCTCGCGATCCTGGTCGTGAACGCCGACGCCGTCCCGGCCGCGTTCGGAAAGATCTTCGACGGAGCGCTGAGCATGGAGGCCGGGTTCGGCGGCCTGCTCGGGGTGCTGGTGGTGGGTTTCCAGCGCGCGGCGTTCTCCAACGAGGCGGGCATCGGCTCGGCGTCGATCGCGCACTCGGCGGCGGCGACCAAAGAGCCCATCCGGGAGGGCCTCGTCGCCCTCCTCGAGCCCTTCATCGACACCATCATCATCTGCACCATGACCGGCCTCGTGGTGGTGGTGACGGGCGAGTACCTCAACACGCCGGAGGGCGCCGACAGCAACGTGCGCGGGGTGCTGATGACGTCGGCCGCCTTCGGCAGCGTCTTCAACTGGTTCCCGCACGTGCTCGCGACCGCGGTGCTGCTCTTCGCCTTCTCGACGATGATCAGCTGGAGCTACTACGGCGAGCGCTGCTGGGTGTTCCTCTTCGGCGCGGGCTCCTCGGTCATCTACCGCGTGATCTTCGTTTGCTTCGTGGTGCTCGGCTCCATCCTCAAGCTCGGGAGCGTCCTCGACTTCTCGGACCTGATGATCCTGGGCATGGCGTTCCCGAACATCTTCGGGCTCCTCCTGCTCAACAAGCAGGTGCGCGACCGGCTCGACGACTACTGGCGGCGCTGGTCCTCGGGAGAGATGACCGGATCGCCGAAACAAACGGAAGAATCCGCCCGGGACTGA
- the proC gene encoding pyrroline-5-carboxylate reductase: MTIGRKIAFLGAGNMAGALIDGLLRAGACAPSEVMAMDVRAPRLEELASRHGIPTSRDLGEATAWADVVVLATKPQVFDRVLPAVGAAVREDALVVSIAAGVSIAAIEARMPAGTRVVRTMPNTPALVDAGATAIAAGTHAAEEDVALVKRVFDSVGVTVVLDEYLLDAVTGLSGSGPAYIFLIIEALADAGVKVGLHRDSAQLLAAQTVLGSAKLLLETGEHPGRLKDMVTSPGGTAIAGLHTLEAGGLRTTLINAVESAAKRSHELGVLLDERLAKDE; the protein is encoded by the coding sequence ATGACGATCGGGCGCAAGATCGCCTTCCTCGGCGCCGGCAACATGGCCGGCGCCCTCATCGACGGCCTGCTCCGCGCGGGGGCGTGCGCGCCCTCCGAGGTGATGGCCATGGACGTGCGCGCGCCGCGGCTCGAGGAGCTGGCGAGCCGGCACGGCATCCCCACGAGCCGGGACCTCGGCGAGGCGACCGCGTGGGCCGACGTGGTGGTGCTCGCGACCAAGCCGCAGGTCTTCGACCGGGTGCTGCCCGCGGTGGGCGCGGCGGTGCGCGAGGACGCGCTGGTGGTCTCCATCGCGGCCGGCGTGTCCATCGCGGCGATCGAGGCGCGCATGCCCGCCGGGACGCGGGTGGTGCGCACCATGCCCAACACGCCCGCGCTGGTCGACGCGGGGGCGACCGCGATCGCGGCGGGCACCCACGCGGCCGAAGAGGACGTCGCGCTGGTCAAGCGCGTGTTCGACTCGGTCGGCGTCACCGTCGTGCTCGACGAGTACCTCCTCGACGCGGTGACCGGCCTGAGCGGCAGCGGCCCCGCGTACATCTTCCTCATCATCGAGGCGCTCGCCGACGCGGGCGTGAAGGTGGGCCTGCACCGCGACAGCGCGCAGCTGCTCGCGGCCCAGACCGTGCTCGGCTCGGCCAAGCTCCTGCTCGAGACCGGGGAGCACCCGGGGCGGCTGAAGGACATGGTGACGAGCCCGGGCGGCACCGCCATCGCCGGCCTGCACACCCTCGAGGCCGGGGGGCTGCGGACGACCCTCATCAACGCGGTGGAGAGCGCCGCGAAGCGGAGCCACGAGCTCGGCGTGCTGCTCGACGAGCGCCTCGCGAAGGACGAGTGA
- a CDS encoding matrixin family metalloprotease: MRQTISLALLALLTLPTVANAYVVKRTSGGKQVRWATDRVGLHLHHSVTRDLPASRAREAASIAAQAWSHAGGPTLEVVPGMGDGPYRAGAPGTEIRLLSEWPHAPRLLAVTVTSYDDVTGRILDADILLNGAEHELAFLDQDEEDEDGARYDLGAVLSHEAGHVLGLGETDADPLATMWPRIGRGDTHQRSISADDEAGIGEAYRDAVLAPAAGCAGNRVSSRSGRGVLPWVIAALAAGLLGWLSWRRRNEAGARLRGQARRNPASAAGLMFGGAVFLLAFPGAGGDEPDTPVAVRAARAYAALGRPVVEREALLEAAAADPEAEVRRAAVRAIANAPLHDDLGVVARLAEDDDASVAAEALAALDVVHRAPPGAHVVWEDADALRRAPFAGVTREGAATVGATERAEDGSLFTRVEVDGVELRVAGGCLDGVCQQVGEGVAPREGERLLVSPSTGAWARFDGGLAWGGWLGEGPAVRLP, from the coding sequence ATGAGGCAGACGATCTCGCTGGCGCTCCTCGCCCTCCTCACCCTCCCGACGGTCGCGAACGCCTACGTCGTCAAGCGCACGAGCGGCGGCAAGCAGGTGCGCTGGGCCACGGACCGCGTCGGCCTCCACCTCCATCACTCGGTGACCCGGGACCTCCCCGCGTCGCGCGCCCGGGAGGCGGCCTCGATCGCGGCTCAGGCGTGGTCTCACGCGGGCGGGCCGACCCTCGAGGTGGTGCCGGGCATGGGCGACGGGCCGTACCGCGCGGGCGCGCCGGGCACGGAGATCCGGCTGCTCTCGGAGTGGCCCCACGCGCCGCGCCTCCTCGCGGTCACGGTGACGAGCTACGACGACGTGACCGGCCGCATCCTCGACGCCGACATCCTGCTCAACGGGGCCGAGCACGAGCTCGCCTTCCTCGACCAGGACGAAGAAGACGAGGACGGCGCGCGCTACGATCTCGGCGCGGTGCTCAGCCACGAGGCGGGCCACGTGCTCGGCCTGGGCGAGACCGACGCCGACCCGCTGGCCACGATGTGGCCTCGCATCGGACGCGGTGACACGCACCAGCGCTCCATCAGCGCCGACGACGAGGCCGGGATCGGCGAGGCCTACCGGGACGCGGTGCTCGCGCCCGCCGCGGGCTGCGCCGGCAACCGCGTCTCGAGCCGGAGCGGCCGCGGCGTGCTGCCCTGGGTCATCGCCGCCCTCGCGGCCGGGCTGCTCGGCTGGCTGAGCTGGCGGCGGCGCAACGAAGCCGGCGCGCGCCTCCGCGGCCAGGCGCGGCGCAACCCCGCCTCCGCGGCCGGCCTCATGTTCGGCGGCGCGGTGTTCCTGCTCGCCTTCCCGGGCGCGGGCGGGGACGAGCCCGACACGCCCGTGGCGGTGCGGGCGGCGCGGGCCTACGCGGCGCTCGGTCGCCCGGTGGTGGAGCGCGAGGCGCTGCTCGAGGCGGCGGCGGCGGACCCGGAGGCCGAGGTGCGGCGGGCCGCGGTCCGCGCGATCGCCAACGCGCCGCTCCACGACGACCTGGGCGTGGTGGCGCGCCTGGCCGAAGACGACGACGCCTCCGTGGCGGCCGAGGCGCTCGCGGCGCTCGACGTCGTGCACCGGGCGCCGCCTGGCGCGCACGTCGTCTGGGAGGACGCCGACGCCCTGAGGCGCGCCCCCTTCGCGGGCGTCACGCGCGAAGGCGCGGCGACGGTGGGCGCGACCGAGCGGGCCGAAGACGGATCGCTCTTCACCCGCGTCGAGGTCGACGGCGTGGAGCTGCGCGTGGCCGGCGGCTGCCTCGACGGGGTCTGCCAGCAGGTCGGCGAAGGCGTGGCGCCGCGAGAGGGAGAGCGCCTGCTCGTGAGCCCGAGCACCGGCGCGTGGGCCCGGTTCGACGGCGGGCTGGCCTGGGGCGGTTGGCTCGGCGAGGGCCCGGCGGTCCGGCTCCCGTAG
- a CDS encoding protein kinase — translation MDAPEESSPARVHCRHCGDLHPTTFSHCPKSGRSLTSGRALVGRVIANRYRVLALLGEGGMGAVYVAEHLLIGRKVALKRLHPELTGDEKAVARFQREARAAAATGHEHIVEVLDLGFGEDGAPFLVMEYLRGKPLSRLLDEHGQLEPRRACRIVGQVLAALHAVHRRGIVHRDLKPDNIFLTRRRGDVDFVKVVDFGISKMRTEEGEQGMDLTRTGVMLGTPFYMSPEQARGVKNLDHRVDLFGAGVILYESLAGQLPFDGENYHQLLQAILSGKHAPVLELRPDLPALLAEIVEKAIASSPDDRFQSAREMLLALVPHGAIDAGPLPESEPPPSMSFPSFTQSTAAMQAPTEVFRTAVLSGTPGTPPLGATAGMADTAPSTTLQPSAPLSNTAPSNTAPSAPMAEPSATPTSSARPTPHVSPSPAGQRARGLALSPRPIVGPARRFVAQSVDWELAPGEAPITSLRERPQAPYVPAPPSSDAPQFSSRPEPRVTPAGHTRVKGSLVLAASEHLREADAPGFERARARLDDDVAARIAGVMLPMAWIELGDYAELLRSAERELGVGDGSLSIQIGRATAERELTTTHRLFMQTATPTMAVERIPQLFRTYHSAGRAEIERASAGGFRVVMHDVVPDTLTHAMALSGFWQRLLELAGGRDVKASVVSCRERGDDATVTILRWR, via the coding sequence ATGGATGCCCCCGAGGAGAGCTCGCCCGCGCGCGTGCATTGCCGCCACTGCGGTGACCTGCATCCGACGACCTTCTCGCACTGCCCCAAGAGCGGGCGCTCGCTGACCTCGGGCCGGGCCCTCGTGGGCCGGGTGATCGCCAACCGCTACCGCGTGCTCGCGCTGCTCGGCGAGGGCGGGATGGGCGCGGTCTACGTGGCCGAGCACCTGCTGATCGGCCGAAAGGTCGCGCTCAAGCGCCTCCACCCCGAGCTGACGGGAGACGAGAAGGCGGTCGCGCGCTTCCAGCGTGAGGCGCGCGCGGCAGCCGCGACGGGGCACGAGCACATCGTGGAGGTGCTCGACCTCGGCTTCGGCGAGGACGGCGCGCCCTTCCTCGTGATGGAGTACCTGCGCGGCAAGCCGCTCAGCCGGCTGCTCGACGAGCACGGGCAGCTCGAGCCGCGGCGGGCGTGCCGCATCGTCGGGCAGGTGCTCGCGGCGCTGCACGCGGTCCACCGCCGCGGCATTGTGCACCGCGACCTGAAACCCGACAATATCTTTCTCACCCGTAGACGCGGCGACGTCGACTTCGTGAAGGTCGTCGACTTCGGCATCTCCAAGATGCGGACCGAGGAGGGGGAGCAGGGCATGGACCTGACGCGGACCGGCGTCATGCTCGGCACGCCCTTCTACATGAGCCCGGAGCAGGCGCGCGGGGTGAAGAACCTCGATCACCGCGTCGATCTGTTCGGCGCGGGGGTGATCCTCTACGAGTCCCTCGCGGGCCAGCTGCCCTTCGACGGCGAGAACTATCACCAGCTGCTGCAGGCCATCCTGAGCGGCAAGCACGCGCCGGTGCTGGAGCTGCGCCCGGACCTGCCCGCGCTGCTCGCGGAGATCGTCGAGAAGGCCATCGCGTCGAGCCCCGACGACCGCTTCCAGAGCGCGCGAGAGATGTTGCTCGCCCTGGTGCCGCACGGCGCCATCGACGCCGGCCCGCTCCCCGAGAGCGAGCCGCCGCCGTCCATGTCGTTTCCGAGCTTCACGCAATCGACCGCGGCGATGCAGGCACCCACGGAGGTGTTCCGAACCGCGGTGCTCTCCGGGACCCCGGGCACGCCTCCCCTCGGGGCGACGGCGGGCATGGCGGACACGGCTCCGTCCACGACCCTGCAGCCCTCCGCTCCGCTCTCCAATACGGCGCCCTCCAATACAGCGCCCTCCGCCCCGATGGCCGAGCCATCCGCCACGCCGACATCGAGCGCGCGGCCCACCCCGCACGTGTCGCCGTCGCCGGCGGGCCAGCGAGCGCGAGGCCTCGCCCTCTCTCCGCGCCCGATCGTGGGGCCGGCGCGCCGGTTCGTCGCGCAGTCGGTCGACTGGGAGCTCGCCCCCGGCGAGGCGCCGATCACGAGCCTCCGCGAGCGACCGCAGGCGCCCTACGTCCCGGCGCCGCCGAGCTCGGACGCGCCCCAGTTCTCCTCGCGCCCCGAGCCCCGGGTCACACCCGCGGGCCACACCCGGGTCAAGGGCTCGCTGGTGCTCGCGGCGTCCGAGCACCTGCGTGAGGCCGACGCCCCGGGCTTCGAGCGCGCGCGCGCGCGGCTCGACGACGACGTCGCGGCCCGCATCGCGGGCGTGATGCTGCCGATGGCGTGGATCGAGCTCGGCGACTACGCGGAGCTGCTCCGTTCGGCGGAGCGCGAGCTGGGCGTCGGCGACGGCAGCCTCTCGATCCAGATCGGGCGCGCGACGGCGGAGCGCGAGCTGACGACGACGCACCGCCTCTTCATGCAGACCGCCACGCCGACCATGGCCGTCGAGCGCATCCCGCAGCTGTTCCGGACCTACCACTCCGCGGGCCGCGCCGAGATCGAGCGGGCGAGCGCGGGCGGCTTCCGCGTCGTCATGCACGACGTGGTGCCCGACACGCTGACCCACGCGATGGCGCTGAGCGGCTTCTGGCAGCGCCTGCTCGAGCTCGCGGGCGGCCGCGACGTGAAGGCCTCGGTCGTCTCGTGCCGCGAGCGCGGCGACGACGCGACCGTCACGATCTTGCGCTGGCGCTGA